The window CGGGATGCTGAAACCCCACTATACCCTAGCTGTTCAAACCACAGCAAGTTATCGGCTATTGTGACTTTGTTTAGGATTAAGACACATAATGGCTGGTCGGATAAGAGCTTCAATGAACTGCTTCAGACATTGCCAAGCATGTTGCCAGATGGTAATGTCTTTCACACATCATTGTATGAtgtcaagaaatttttaaagagcTTTCATATGGGATATGAAAAGATCGACGCATGTGTTAATGATTGCTGCCTCTTcagaaagaagttaaagaagctTGATAAATGTCCCAAATGTAATGCTTCACGGTGGAAGACTAATAAGCGGACTAATGAGGTAAAGANgtgtgtttgttgattggtctgacattgatgaaaatgttggtgagggtcggattctttcttctgatccggATGACATAGTGAATGACTGTCGTCTTGGCCCTTATGATCTCAAAGAGTTA is drawn from Camelina sativa cultivar DH55 chromosome 8, Cs, whole genome shotgun sequence and contains these coding sequences:
- the LOC104709787 gene encoding uncharacterized protein LOC104709787, which gives rise to MIICPCKDCRNVVRQLNSVVVEHLVIRGMDEAYKVHSDWYHHGDVKSVDEFQSKPTQWNEEVFELYKAAEFFDQELAFRGDLADQPVGDLSEIAEGEDQQEDEFLAKIRDAETPLYPSCSNHSKLSAIVTLFRIKTHNGWSDKSFNELLQTLPSMLPDGNVFHTSLYDVKKFLKSFHMGYEKIDACVNDCCLFRKKLKKLDKCPKCNASRWKTNKRTNEVKXCVC